Proteins encoded together in one Candidatus Paceibacterota bacterium window:
- a CDS encoding matrixin family metalloprotease has protein sequence MRLLKNVLLLAVAGGLFAGTYFILTKSPCSSALTYKIGDFDSRFGIGRDEFLADIAAAEAVWEKPFHDLGRKGNLFAYDPAGALPVNLIYDVRQAMSDKNKILSANIDDTVASANAIKAQFQSLKDEYAADKSEYTNLSSQFEASLTTYNKETARWNAEGGAPQAEYDRLQAEKARLEALRNRVNAKADALNGLGDQINALIDKYNWLVNSANETVDKINQSAEKEFEEGDYVSDAAGQRIDVYEFDGKTRLVRLLAHELGHALGIDHNDDPQSIMYYLNKGTSLVPSVEDIAALKSACAIVPAQGL, from the coding sequence ATGCGTCTCCTTAAGAACGTCCTGTTGCTCGCCGTCGCCGGAGGCTTGTTCGCCGGGACATACTTCATCCTGACGAAGAGCCCGTGCTCGTCGGCGTTAACGTACAAGATCGGCGATTTCGATTCCCGATTCGGCATAGGCAGAGACGAATTCCTCGCGGACATAGCCGCCGCGGAAGCGGTCTGGGAAAAGCCGTTCCATGATCTCGGAAGGAAGGGGAACCTCTTCGCATATGATCCGGCCGGCGCCTTGCCGGTAAATCTTATCTATGACGTCCGCCAGGCGATGTCAGATAAAAATAAGATCCTGTCCGCGAACATAGATGATACGGTCGCCTCGGCGAATGCGATCAAGGCCCAGTTCCAATCGCTGAAAGACGAATATGCGGCCGATAAAAGCGAATACACAAACCTTTCTTCGCAATTCGAAGCGAGTCTTACGACATACAACAAAGAGACCGCCCGCTGGAATGCGGAGGGCGGCGCTCCGCAGGCCGAATATGATCGGCTCCAGGCCGAGAAAGCCCGTCTCGAGGCTCTCCGGAATCGGGTCAATGCCAAGGCCGATGCGTTGAACGGCCTAGGCGATCAGATAAACGCTCTTATCGACAAATACAATTGGCTCGTGAATTCGGCGAACGAAACCGTAGACAAGATAAACCAGTCGGCGGAGAAGGAATTCGAAGAGGGCGATTACGTCTCCGACGCGGCCGGGCAGAGGATCGATGTCTATGAATTCGACGGCAAGACGCGGCTCGTCAGGCTCCTCGCGCATGAATTGGGGCATGCTCTGGGCATAGATCACAACGACGATCCGCAATCGATCATGTATTATCTGAACAAGGGGACGTCTCTTGTGCCTTCGGTCGAAGATATCGCCGCATTGAAATCCGCCTGCGCTATCGTCCCAGCGCAAGGGTTATGA
- a CDS encoding DNA methyltransferase, with amino-acid sequence MSIETMKVDHVPSSVLKVPEYYVRKHSTEVAEQLKESLRKFGCLNPLLCNNAPSRENVILGGVFKWEMMKELGFETVPVVSVNITDLDKEREISLRLNKAVGEFDFELLQEHFDEIFLQDVGFSSEEIDNIFGEDEKEEIFDLQKELEKLDINNIEIKKGDVYDLDGSKLMCGDSTIEADMLKLCGDEKIDMVMTDPPYILDYLHGKGKNGEATTGFGTKKNRRYLETESIPDDFTELWMGNVAKVQAENFSIIVYENWKNIPVIWSELAKHWKVRNMLVWHLPNRNQGYAGKLKFFSKHDIAMVGTSEEHSGLNLEPEDDSLLENEYQTALFAIQGKPQWEAYGKGNKYCPTDFIECVASDEKSSGQSIIFGTKPVEILIPYIKVLTKRGQLVLEPFGGSGSTLIASTRLKRRCFLMEKSPVYAEVIKKRWENLTGLKATKIQ; translated from the coding sequence ATGTCTATAGAAACCATGAAGGTAGACCATGTTCCATCGAGCGTCTTGAAAGTGCCTGAGTATTACGTCCGCAAGCATTCGACCGAGGTAGCCGAACAGCTCAAGGAGTCGCTGAGGAAGTTCGGATGCCTCAATCCACTGCTCTGCAACAATGCCCCAAGCCGAGAGAACGTCATCCTTGGCGGCGTATTCAAATGGGAGATGATGAAGGAGCTGGGCTTTGAGACCGTCCCCGTCGTCTCCGTTAACATTACCGATCTCGACAAGGAGCGAGAGATCTCCCTCCGCTTGAACAAAGCTGTCGGCGAATTCGACTTCGAACTCCTTCAAGAGCATTTCGACGAGATCTTCCTTCAAGACGTCGGCTTCTCGTCAGAGGAGATCGACAATATCTTCGGTGAGGACGAGAAAGAAGAGATCTTCGACCTACAGAAGGAGCTGGAGAAGCTCGATATAAACAACATCGAGATAAAGAAGGGCGACGTCTACGATCTGGACGGCTCAAAGCTTATGTGCGGCGACTCGACTATCGAGGCCGACATGCTGAAGCTCTGCGGAGACGAGAAGATAGACATGGTCATGACCGATCCACCGTACATCCTCGACTACCTGCACGGCAAAGGAAAGAACGGCGAGGCCACAACGGGCTTCGGAACCAAGAAGAACCGTAGGTACCTCGAGACCGAGTCCATTCCCGACGATTTCACCGAGCTCTGGATGGGAAACGTCGCTAAAGTACAGGCCGAGAACTTCTCGATCATCGTCTACGAGAACTGGAAGAACATTCCCGTCATATGGTCCGAGCTAGCCAAGCATTGGAAGGTCAGGAACATGCTCGTCTGGCACCTCCCCAACAGGAATCAGGGCTATGCGGGCAAGCTCAAGTTCTTCTCCAAGCACGACATAGCCATGGTCGGGACGAGCGAGGAGCATTCTGGACTCAATCTCGAGCCAGAGGACGATTCGCTTCTCGAGAACGAGTATCAGACCGCCCTCTTCGCCATCCAAGGCAAGCCTCAATGGGAGGCGTACGGTAAAGGCAACAAGTACTGCCCGACCGACTTCATCGAATGCGTTGCTTCGGACGAGAAATCGTCCGGCCAGAGCATCATCTTCGGCACGAAGCCTGTCGAGATACTGATCCCGTACATCAAAGTTCTCACGAAGCGTGGCCAGCTCGTCCTCGAGCCCTTCGGAGGAAGCGGATCGACGCTTATAGCCTCGACACGACTCAAGCGCCGATGCTTCCTCATGGAAAAGTCGCCCGTCTACGCAGAAGTAATTAAAAAACGATGGGAGAATCTAACGGGACTCAAGGCCACGAAGATTCAATAA
- a CDS encoding recombinase family protein, producing the protein MSNIAQAPAGVIIKPLQAPIKAKYCLYARKSTESEERQVLSIDSQIKEMLELASRDNLEVVEIKRESHSAKETGQRPIFNEIIDDIGKGKFNSILTWAPDRISRNAGDLGKVVDLLDSGKLKEIQTFGQRFTNSPSDKFLLMILGSQAKLENDNRGLNVKRGLRTRAEMGLWAGLAPLGYLNQYMMDKKCQVVPDPIRAPIIKQMFEKVAYENWSGMKLYNWLKFELNFHTRGNKPFTLSGIYRTLDNPFYYGVFERPKNSGNWYTGKHAPLISKELFDKAQAQLTRDKIVRENKEFAFTKLFSCGHCGSGVSAEEKWKERKNGGSHRYVYYGCSRARDRNCKNTYIREEELISGLLKIIDLLDINELGMRRKLEEEISRFNIFQRSVLGSQDKVKNNTETDIKNYAKYILKEGSIIEKRELLGSLKSRIIYKDKTLALAQ; encoded by the coding sequence ATGAGCAATATAGCCCAAGCCCCAGCCGGAGTCATTATCAAGCCCTTACAAGCCCCTATAAAGGCAAAATACTGCCTTTACGCGCGTAAAAGCACCGAATCCGAGGAAAGACAGGTGCTTTCCATAGATTCGCAGATTAAAGAGATGCTGGAGCTCGCCTCGCGCGATAATCTCGAAGTCGTAGAAATAAAGCGTGAGTCGCATTCCGCCAAAGAGACAGGTCAACGGCCGATCTTCAATGAGATTATCGATGATATCGGTAAAGGGAAATTCAACAGCATCCTGACATGGGCTCCAGATCGAATCTCGAGGAACGCAGGAGACCTGGGAAAGGTTGTCGATCTCCTCGATTCAGGAAAACTCAAAGAAATCCAAACGTTCGGGCAACGATTCACGAATAGTCCGAGTGACAAATTCCTCCTCATGATCTTGGGATCACAGGCAAAGCTTGAGAACGATAATCGAGGTCTGAATGTGAAGCGCGGACTCAGAACTCGAGCGGAGATGGGATTATGGGCAGGCTTAGCTCCCCTCGGATATCTCAACCAGTACATGATGGATAAAAAGTGTCAGGTTGTACCTGATCCGATCAGAGCGCCAATCATCAAACAGATGTTCGAAAAAGTCGCGTATGAAAACTGGAGCGGGATGAAGCTCTACAACTGGCTGAAATTTGAATTAAACTTCCACACCCGAGGCAACAAGCCGTTCACCCTGAGCGGCATCTATCGCACACTCGACAACCCTTTCTATTACGGAGTCTTCGAGCGTCCGAAGAACAGCGGCAATTGGTATACGGGCAAACACGCTCCCCTGATATCAAAAGAGCTCTTCGATAAAGCGCAGGCTCAGCTGACCAGAGATAAGATTGTCCGTGAAAACAAAGAGTTCGCTTTCACAAAATTATTCAGCTGCGGTCATTGCGGTTCAGGAGTGTCTGCCGAAGAGAAATGGAAGGAGCGTAAAAATGGCGGTTCTCATCGCTATGTCTACTATGGTTGCAGCAGAGCGCGAGATCGCAATTGCAAGAATACTTATATACGAGAGGAGGAGCTAATTTCCGGGCTCCTGAAGATAATAGATCTTCTTGATATAAACGAACTTGGTATGAGACGAAAACTCGAGGAAGAAATCAGCCGATTCAACATCTTCCAAAGATCGGTCTTAGGAAGCCAAGATAAAGTCAAAAATAATACCGAGACTGATATTAAAAATTATGCAAAATATATTCTGAAAGAGGGTTCGATTATAGAGAAACGAGAATTATTGGGTAGCTTGAAGTCGAGAATAATTTACAAAGACAAAACCCTGGCTCTCGCTCAGTAA
- a CDS encoding YdeI/OmpD-associated family protein, translating into MAKRISQGVVHTLPRDMRKALASSKAALEAWESLTPLARNEWICWVESVKKQETRDNHVRRVREELVEGKRRPCCWAGCPHR; encoded by the coding sequence ATGGCCAAGAGAATATCACAAGGCGTCGTGCATACATTGCCCCGGGATATGCGGAAAGCCCTTGCTTCATCCAAAGCGGCTCTTGAGGCGTGGGAAAGCCTCACGCCCCTCGCGAGGAACGAATGGATCTGCTGGGTCGAGTCGGTCAAGAAGCAAGAGACGAGGGACAATCATGTGAGGAGGGTCCGCGAGGAGCTCGTCGAAGGCAAGCGCAGGCCGTGCTGCTGGGCGGGATGCCCTCATCGCTGA
- a CDS encoding NADAR family protein, with protein MRPDLDKSIFPIDGFQALDNFSAHAIALWGREFPTAEHAFQWKKFSYIRPDIAERIFSAKSPDEAKSIAKASKADRSADWNERKVSVMEEILKAKVSQHADVRETLIETGERTIIENSPADSFWGIGPNKDGQNMVGKIWMDIRNSYMKNTQKKIWFRRKIFGWGWTPVTWQGWAVTFGYVAALIGLSFFINGQASSRQTASVFAISAAILTFLMIFIAYRTGEKPRWQWGRDMGDPSGASSDKDAR; from the coding sequence ATGCGGCCGGATCTCGACAAAAGCATCTTTCCTATCGACGGCTTCCAGGCGCTCGATAATTTCTCCGCTCACGCGATCGCTCTCTGGGGCAGGGAGTTTCCGACCGCAGAGCATGCGTTCCAATGGAAGAAATTCTCCTATATCCGTCCGGACATAGCGGAGAGAATCTTTTCTGCGAAGAGTCCGGACGAAGCGAAGTCTATCGCGAAGGCTTCCAAAGCCGATCGTTCCGCAGATTGGAATGAAAGGAAAGTCTCGGTCATGGAGGAAATACTCAAGGCAAAGGTTTCGCAACACGCCGATGTCCGAGAGACTCTGATCGAGACGGGTGAGCGTACTATAATAGAGAACTCTCCCGCGGATAGTTTCTGGGGAATCGGTCCGAATAAGGACGGACAGAATATGGTCGGCAAGATATGGATGGACATAAGGAATTCATATATGAAAAACACGCAAAAGAAGATCTGGTTCAGGCGCAAGATATTCGGCTGGGGCTGGACCCCGGTGACATGGCAGGGCTGGGCGGTCACGTTCGGGTATGTCGCTGCCCTCATAGGCTTATCCTTTTTTATAAACGGACAGGCGTCATCGCGCCAAACGGCATCCGTGTTCGCTATTTCGGCGGCGATTCTTACGTTTCTGATGATCTTCATCGCCTACAGAACCGGCGAAAAGCCGCGCTGGCAGTGGGGCCGGGATATGGGCGATCCTTCTGGCGCCTCGTCTGACAAAGACGCGCGCTGA
- a CDS encoding acyltransferase codes for MKRFYCPELDALRFWACASVFSLHASVQFMGKGGFVANLPPGPQRLLAAIIRSGSIGVDLFFCISAFLITTLILREREMRGGDFRLGDFFWRRALRIWPLYFGFILVFMVWQPLEPGIRSVHIVMNLLFLGNFSFMLFGINGTTGHLWTIGMEEQFYFVWALTLKFKPKEIGIGKLCAYGLLFSAAYKAFCVSRGIGLWINSPARLDAIFAGIWFADAIRKRGWAPSGRVRLLLLSAGLIGPPFLFLFMDSFQPWGTRVAWGALTFYPLAALCCLCLFGAVYGQRLVKVPESLSYLGKISYGLYVFHPPVLFAVDALLPDAGTRDLWVRIARAGSFVGLSAFVTLALAMASYRWFELPFLKLKDRFSTVPSGDLPDGSGSTKRTMRPASAAEAQNPAPAEATGL; via the coding sequence ATGAAAAGATTCTATTGTCCGGAACTGGACGCGCTCCGGTTTTGGGCATGCGCGTCCGTCTTTTCCCTGCATGCGTCTGTGCAGTTCATGGGAAAAGGAGGATTCGTCGCCAACCTGCCGCCGGGGCCGCAGCGCCTGCTCGCCGCGATCATCCGTTCCGGATCGATCGGCGTCGACCTGTTCTTCTGCATCAGCGCCTTTCTCATCACCACGCTCATCCTCAGGGAACGCGAGATGCGCGGAGGCGATTTCCGTCTCGGCGATTTCTTCTGGAGGCGCGCGCTTCGGATTTGGCCATTGTATTTCGGGTTCATCCTGGTGTTCATGGTCTGGCAGCCGCTCGAACCGGGCATCCGCAGCGTCCACATAGTCATGAACCTGCTCTTCCTCGGCAATTTCTCGTTCATGCTCTTCGGCATAAACGGGACGACGGGCCACTTGTGGACCATCGGCATGGAGGAGCAATTCTATTTCGTGTGGGCGCTGACGCTGAAGTTCAAGCCGAAAGAGATCGGGATCGGCAAGCTCTGCGCTTACGGCCTTCTCTTCTCGGCGGCGTACAAGGCGTTCTGCGTGTCCAGAGGGATAGGCCTGTGGATCAATTCTCCGGCGCGGCTCGACGCGATCTTCGCCGGAATATGGTTCGCCGATGCGATCAGGAAACGCGGATGGGCTCCATCAGGGCGCGTCCGGCTCCTGCTTCTGTCGGCGGGACTGATCGGGCCTCCGTTCCTCTTCCTATTCATGGATTCCTTCCAGCCTTGGGGCACCAGGGTCGCATGGGGAGCGTTGACGTTTTACCCGCTCGCGGCCCTTTGTTGCCTATGCCTGTTCGGCGCAGTTTACGGGCAACGGCTCGTGAAGGTCCCGGAATCATTATCCTACCTCGGGAAGATCAGCTACGGCCTGTACGTATTCCATCCGCCGGTCTTGTTCGCGGTCGATGCGCTCCTTCCAGACGCAGGGACCAGGGATTTGTGGGTGCGCATCGCGCGGGCCGGATCCTTCGTTGGGCTCTCGGCGTTCGTGACGCTCGCCCTCGCGATGGCATCTTATCGGTGGTTCGAGCTGCCGTTCCTGAAGCTCAAAGACAGGTTCTCGACGGTGCCTTCAGGCGATCTCCCTGACGGATCAGGTTCGACAAAGCGAACGATGCGGCCGGCCTCGGCTGCAGAAGCGCAGAATCCGGCACCGGCAGAAGCGACCGGCCTATAG